TGTCTACCCATACCACAATATTATCACCCAATAAGTGATAATCATAGCTGATGTTTGTTTCCATGGAGAGCAGGGAAAATTCATTGTAAAACGATTCAATAAGTGTATTCAAACGAACTGGAGAAATATGCAGCCGCATTTTTTTATTTTGAATTTTACGGAAATCCAGGATTTGATTAACCAACCCCAACATATGATTGGTGTTTTTCTCCATAAGAGTTATATACTTAGCCCCCTTCTCTGAAAGGTTCTCGTTCTCTTTCAATTCCTGGATGGGCCCTTTGATCAAAGTGAGCGGAGTGCGCAGTTCATGCGATACGTTGGTGAAGAATTTTATTTTAAGTTCAGAGACTTTCTGTTCGATATAGACATCGTTCTTCATTTTAATCATCAGCGCTATAAATCTGAGCAAGAAATATAAAAAGAAGAGCAAAAGAATGATATAAATAACATATGCCCATGTTGATTTCCACCAGGGCGGAAGTATCCTTATCTGGAGCGTTCTTTCCGAGAATAGTGAAGGATTCGTTTCATCAACAGTATGTACTCTGAACAAATATCTTCCGGGCGGTACATTTGTATACGAGGCGATCCTGTTTTTGTCGGTAATATGCCATTCTTTCTCATATCCATCCAGAATATATTTATAACGCACATGATTTTGAGTATGATAGTTAAGCGCGGCAAATTCAATGGAGAACATGGATTGGTTATGCTTCAACTCCACTTCATCCAAATATTTAATCGATATGCTATCGGTACTCCACTCATCATAATTCCTATTTGAGACCTTCATGTCTATGATATAAGTGGGATAAGTCACGTGATAGTCACTTATATCTTCCGGCTTAAATTGCAGGATACCTTCTCTGCTCCCAAACCATATGGTACCGTCAACCAGTTTAAGAGCGCTTGTTTCTTCCATCGAAAAGTCGGCTAATCCGTCATATTTACCATAGTTACGAAAAGTTTTGGTGTGGGGATCAAAGCGGGAAATTCCTTTTTCCGTTGAAAGCCATAAATTGTTGTGGTCATCTTCCACTATCGACAAAATGACGTCGCTGTTAATTCCGTCTTTAATACCAAAAGATTCAAACAGAGGTTTCTTTTTCTCTTCGTCATACTTCACTAACCTATTTAATCCCACACCAAAGACACTTAGCCATAAGGTACCGTTTTTGTCTTTATACAGATTATAAATATCATTACTTATATTCAAATCATTTCTGTACGTTTCGAATGCAATATTTTTAGACAAGGTGAAATTTCCATCGAAGGACATCAATCCGTCACTTGTACCTACCCATATTCTACCGTTTTTGCCTTCTGTAATTGCCCGTACTTCCATATACTGCCCATATTCCGGATAGTTGGAAAAAGAATTGTATTTATGTTTAAACAAAATAAAACCCTGCTCCTCCTGCATCAGGTTCAAACCACCGCCAAAAGTGGCGACCCATATTCGCCCCTTACCGTCCTGATATGTATAATAGACATCATTACTACTGATAGAATTGGCAATATCCGCATCGTGCAGGTATCTTTTAAATTGATATCCGAGGGGATTCTTTTCATCCCGTATAGCACTTACAAGCCCTTTTCCCTTTGTTGAGAACCACAGCGTGCCTTGCCGGTCTTCCATAATGTGATACACATTCCCGATATTATAATTGGAAGAGGAAAAAGTATGCTTCAGCACACCATCACTACTAAAACAGAAAACTTCCGATAACCGGTTTCCTATCCATATATCGCCGTTTTTGGCTCGAAAGAGCATTTTCACCGGCATTATATCTCTTTCTGAAACAAGATCAGCTATGTTAAAAGCAGAGAAAGGATTGAACAGATTGAACTGTTTTTCCGGAAAACTAATTTTGAAAATTCCATTCTCATAAGAAGTAAGCCATAAAATACCGTTGTCATCAAATAACAGGTTGGAGGTCTTATTGCTTATATCGTCACCCTGATCAGAAATACCGTTCAATGGGGCACACTTCATGCTTTTTCTGTCAATCTGATAAACAGTTCCCGATGTTGCAAGGAAAAACATACCCAGTTCCTGTCCATCCTGCCAGTTCAGTGTTTCGTTTATTTGTTGCTGTCCGTGAAATTCAAAAATGTTTGTACTCTCATTTCCGGGATCAAATACGATGACACTATTGCTGTCCGTCACAAACCACATCATTCCACTATCGTCACGGAATGAGTCGACAATGTTTAATTTCGTAGGGAT
This window of the Proteiniphilum saccharofermentans genome carries:
- a CDS encoding hybrid sensor histidine kinase/response regulator transcription factor, translating into MKLKFISLFLCLFYAFFAWTDNTIIIEQYSTEKGLAHETVNCILKSPDGFLWIGTWYGLCSFDGKEFKTYNSSHKFQADVPPRKIQHIIEDKYGNLWLKTTDHKLYIFDKKKERFHAIFNRLSSEFSVNTQIIKMTETEEGNFLLLTKDKDLLLAIPSEDIFVDILLQYKSDNRTGDSKLKKNILYESADYINWIGMDFSILSCKKGDELRKKTVKYISEKLSPLSDGYYYTCAFEQDDRLWLGNRTGEIICVYLSDGDIDINKTLSGVGEIRNIIPGVDSILYAAVKDKGIYRLNPKTNESKMLIPTKLNIVDSFRDDSGMMWFVTDSNSVIVFDPGNESTNIFEFHGQQQINETLNWQDGQELGMFFLATSGTVYQIDRKSMKCAPLNGISDQGDDISNKTSNLLFDDNGILWLTSYENGIFKISFPEKQFNLFNPFSAFNIADLVSERDIMPVKMLFRAKNGDIWIGNRLSEVFCFSSDGVLKHTFSSSNYNIGNVYHIMEDRQGTLWFSTKGKGLVSAIRDEKNPLGYQFKRYLHDADIANSISSNDVYYTYQDGKGRIWVATFGGGLNLMQEEQGFILFKHKYNSFSNYPEYGQYMEVRAITEGKNGRIWVGTSDGLMSFDGNFTLSKNIAFETYRNDLNISNDIYNLYKDKNGTLWLSVFGVGLNRLVKYDEEKKKPLFESFGIKDGINSDVILSIVEDDHNNLWLSTEKGISRFDPHTKTFRNYGKYDGLADFSMEETSALKLVDGTIWFGSREGILQFKPEDISDYHVTYPTYIIDMKVSNRNYDEWSTDSISIKYLDEVELKHNQSMFSIEFAALNYHTQNHVRYKYILDGYEKEWHITDKNRIASYTNVPPGRYLFRVHTVDETNPSLFSERTLQIRILPPWWKSTWAYVIYIILLLFFLYFLLRFIALMIKMKNDVYIEQKVSELKIKFFTNVSHELRTPLTLIKGPIQELKENENLSEKGAKYITLMEKNTNHMLGLVNQILDFRKIQNKKMRLHISPVRLNTLIESFYNEFSLLSMETNISYDYHLLGDNIVVWVDKEKLETVIRNIISNAFKFTPSGGSVLITGGCDEQNNTCFVRIEDNGIGIPKNKLDEIFERFTQNSSYYQGTGIGLALSKELITLHHGRIEVESIQNEGSAFTVVLPLGKEHFKESEVEFYMNDIIETDFALQTNGFPDTTNENEYTDDRSDLPNILIVEDNKSLCDFLRLQLEDSFNVHVAYDGEEGLKKVHLYYPDIVITDQMMPNVSGLELLKHIRDDFQISHIPVIILTAKDDDETQIKSMHSGANAYITKPFSKKYLIARIDQLLNDRKIFREKLWNMDENALPSSNSYGEYLIKKDVEFLRDINQIIEDNLENSDFNIDTIASSLSISRSAFFKKLKSITGLAPVDLVKETRLRKAVELIKSTDLSVSEIAFAVGFKDPGYFGKCFKKKYNLSPRDYLNEYRYSKV